Proteins from a single region of Bdellovibrio bacteriovorus HD100:
- the rpsU gene encoding 30S ribosomal protein S21 produces MVKIKDGESFESAFRKFKKSCEKAGILSEVKKRENFEKPSVRLKKKSIAARKRAVKKSRKGWND; encoded by the coding sequence ATGGTTAAGATCAAAGACGGTGAGTCTTTTGAATCTGCGTTCAGAAAATTCAAAAAGTCTTGCGAAAAAGCAGGTATTCTTTCTGAAGTTAAAAAACGCGAAAACTTTGAAAAACCTTCTGTAAGACTTAAAAAGAAGTCTATCGCCGCTCGTAAGCGCGCTGTAAAAAAATCCAGAAAAGGTTGGAACGACTAG
- a CDS encoding response regulator transcription factor, with translation MAAKKIVIVDDYEESCKLLAEILSSTYECSYTSDSTSAFRLINEKRPDLILLDYKMPGVMGVDVCRMVRESDSTKNTPIIFVSGAATIDERIKAFETGADDFISKPFHVKELILRIKARLSEKEPEAASELNAANMKMNLLSRQVFVDGEEVNLTPKQFDILKLLVAGKNNLVTREKCLSEIWGDTEVTSRNVDSQINYLKRKIHKFNGRIVAVPSLGYRLEAQE, from the coding sequence TTGGCTGCAAAAAAAATCGTGATTGTAGATGACTATGAAGAAAGCTGTAAGCTCCTGGCGGAGATTCTCAGCTCCACGTATGAGTGTTCTTACACTTCTGACAGCACTTCTGCGTTCCGCTTGATCAATGAAAAACGCCCGGATCTGATTCTGCTGGATTATAAAATGCCAGGGGTGATGGGTGTGGATGTGTGTCGTATGGTTCGCGAAAGTGATTCCACGAAAAACACGCCGATCATCTTCGTTTCCGGTGCGGCGACGATTGATGAAAGAATCAAAGCGTTTGAAACCGGTGCTGATGACTTCATCTCAAAGCCTTTCCACGTGAAAGAGCTGATTCTAAGAATCAAAGCCCGTCTTTCAGAAAAAGAGCCGGAAGCGGCATCTGAGCTGAATGCGGCGAATATGAAGATGAACCTTCTTTCCCGCCAGGTGTTTGTGGATGGTGAAGAAGTGAACCTGACGCCAAAACAGTTCGATATTCTGAAGCTTCTGGTGGCCGGAAAGAACAATCTGGTCACTCGGGAAAAATGTCTTTCAGAAATCTGGGGCGATACGGAAGTGACGTCCCGAAATGTGGATTCACAGATCAATTATCTGAAACGTAAAATCCATAAATTCAACGGCCGCATCGTTGCGGTTCCGTCCTTGGGCTATCGCCTGGAAGCTCAGGAATAG
- a CDS encoding GatB/YqeY domain-containing protein, with translation MEIRDKISADVKAAMIAKESAKLGALRMLQAAIKNREIDMRPDPITADEVMNVIKKLVKQRKESIEQFQTAGRTDLVDQETAELKVLEVYLPAQMGRDQIEALVTEVIAALGAKTVKDMGPVMKEVIAKSGGAADNKVVSEVIKSKLS, from the coding sequence ATGGAAATCAGAGACAAAATCTCCGCTGACGTTAAAGCTGCCATGATCGCAAAAGAATCCGCTAAATTGGGAGCTCTTCGTATGCTCCAGGCTGCGATCAAAAACCGTGAAATCGACATGAGACCGGATCCCATCACTGCTGATGAAGTGATGAACGTGATCAAAAAGCTAGTAAAACAGCGCAAAGAATCCATCGAACAATTCCAGACAGCCGGTCGTACAGATCTTGTTGATCAGGAAACCGCGGAACTGAAAGTGCTGGAAGTTTATCTGCCAGCGCAAATGGGCCGTGATCAAATTGAAGCTCTTGTTACCGAAGTAATTGCAGCATTGGGTGCTAAAACCGTGAAGGACATGGGTCCTGTGATGAAAGAAGTCATCGCGAAATCCGGCGGCGCCGCAGACAACAAAGTAGTGAGCGAAGTTATTAAATCCAAGCTTTCCTAA
- a CDS encoding DUF444 family protein, translating into MSIREDHNRFREIVKGKVKEDLRKYVSQGEMIGKREDEFVKIPLPRIDIPNFRYGPKQQGGVGQGEGQPGQDVGDPGEGGQGQAGEAPGEHLVEVEMSMDELADILGEKLELPLIQPKGAKNIDSLKTKFTGLAPVGPEGLRHFKSSYKRALKRMVGSGTYNSEDPLVLPIRRDMQYKSFKKVQQPQTQAVVIYMMDVSGSMGEEQKEIVRLESFWINTWLRKHYKGLETRFIIHDASAKEVDEDTFFRTSESGGTLISSAYKLCQEIIQTDYPTNEWNIYPFHFSDGDNWSGEDTRLCVKMLQEFFLPNCNVFSYGQVESKYGSGQFLKDLQKEFGEDERLTLSQIENRDKILDSIKDFLGKGK; encoded by the coding sequence ATGTCGATACGCGAAGACCATAACAGATTCAGAGAGATCGTTAAAGGCAAGGTCAAAGAGGATCTGCGCAAGTACGTCTCTCAGGGCGAAATGATCGGGAAGCGTGAAGATGAATTCGTGAAGATTCCGCTTCCGCGCATCGATATTCCCAACTTCCGGTACGGTCCCAAACAACAGGGCGGGGTCGGTCAGGGGGAAGGGCAGCCGGGTCAGGATGTTGGTGATCCGGGTGAAGGCGGACAGGGTCAGGCCGGCGAGGCTCCGGGCGAACACCTTGTCGAAGTCGAAATGTCGATGGACGAGCTGGCGGACATTCTGGGTGAAAAACTGGAATTGCCGCTGATTCAGCCCAAAGGCGCCAAAAACATTGATTCCCTGAAGACAAAATTCACAGGCCTTGCGCCGGTGGGGCCAGAGGGCTTGCGCCACTTCAAATCATCTTACAAACGTGCCTTGAAGCGCATGGTGGGTTCCGGAACTTATAATTCCGAAGACCCGCTGGTGCTGCCGATCCGCCGGGATATGCAGTACAAGTCCTTTAAGAAAGTGCAGCAACCACAAACCCAGGCCGTGGTCATCTATATGATGGACGTGTCGGGTTCCATGGGTGAAGAGCAGAAGGAAATCGTCCGTCTGGAAAGTTTCTGGATTAACACCTGGCTGCGCAAACACTATAAGGGCCTTGAAACCAGATTTATCATTCACGACGCCTCGGCCAAAGAGGTGGACGAAGACACGTTCTTCCGCACCAGTGAGTCGGGTGGAACCCTGATCAGCTCGGCTTATAAGCTGTGCCAGGAAATCATTCAGACGGATTATCCCACGAATGAATGGAACATTTATCCGTTCCATTTTTCAGATGGCGATAACTGGTCGGGCGAGGATACGCGTCTATGTGTTAAGATGCTGCAGGAATTCTTCCTGCCGAACTGTAACGTTTTCAGTTATGGCCAGGTGGAAAGCAAATACGGCAGCGGGCAGTTCCTGAAGGACCTGCAAAAGGAATTTGGCGAGGATGAAAGACTGACACTCAGTCAGATCGAAAACCGCGACAAGATCCTGGATTCAATCAAAGACTTCCTAGGAAAAGGAAAGTAG
- a CDS encoding translation initiation factor (involved in start site selection during the initiation of translation): protein MKSECRCRPEDTVQEGQFTVVFRLEKGGRGGKTVTVLDGFPRNEEYLKTLAKEFKAKCGVGGTHILGDKAGMIEIQGDKRDQLKKILEAKKIKFKGM from the coding sequence TTGAAGTCCGAATGCCGCTGTCGTCCTGAGGACACGGTGCAAGAAGGTCAGTTCACAGTAGTGTTCCGCCTGGAAAAAGGGGGGCGGGGTGGAAAAACTGTCACGGTTCTTGATGGATTCCCTCGTAATGAAGAGTACTTAAAGACTTTGGCCAAAGAATTCAAAGCCAAATGCGGCGTCGGTGGAACCCATATCCTGGGCGACAAAGCCGGGATGATCGAAATCCAGGGTGACAAAAGAGACCAATTGAAGAAGATTCTGGAAGCGAAGAAGATCAAATTTAAAGGCATGTAA
- a CDS encoding SpoVR family protein, producing the protein MANLTPELEAERKRICQIAKDAGLDFFETIFELITYDQINQFAAYGGFPVRYPHWKFGMEYEHLSKSYEYGLSKIYEMVINTDPCYAYLMEGNAMMDQKLVMAHVYGHCDFFKNNIWFSKTNRKMMDQMANHATRIRRYMDRHGQDVVENFIDVCLSLENLIDRYSPYVEKSVVKPQNPPPAQEPNYLLRVDRSYMRDYINPPSFVEEQRRKADAEAQARAQRFPAEPEKDVLNFFIHYAPLTDWQQDVLSIIRDEAYYFSPQGMTKTMNEGWASYWHSKLMTTKILNDSEIIDFADHHAGTMAMAPNGYNPYKVGIELMRDIEDRWNKGQFGREWEECDDVRERKHWDKKLGLGRDKIFEVRKVCNDVTFIDQFLTEDFCVRNKMFVYKFNKKTQKFEVDTKDFKAIKAQLLFHMTNFGQPIIRIEDANFENRGELLLTHLHEGIDMQPDFMSETLKNVFKLWKRPVNIATVMDETPQLFRFDGKEYTQHKLGEEPSPNPSNQESSGS; encoded by the coding sequence ATGGCTAATCTGACACCCGAACTTGAAGCCGAAAGAAAAAGAATCTGCCAGATCGCGAAAGACGCGGGCCTTGATTTCTTTGAGACGATCTTTGAGCTGATCACCTACGATCAGATCAATCAGTTCGCCGCTTACGGTGGATTCCCGGTGCGCTATCCGCACTGGAAGTTCGGGATGGAGTATGAGCACCTTTCCAAGAGCTATGAATACGGCCTTTCCAAAATCTATGAAATGGTGATCAACACCGATCCGTGCTACGCGTACCTGATGGAAGGCAACGCCATGATGGACCAGAAACTGGTCATGGCCCACGTTTACGGTCACTGTGATTTCTTTAAGAACAATATCTGGTTTTCCAAAACCAACCGCAAGATGATGGATCAAATGGCGAATCACGCCACACGCATCCGCCGCTACATGGACCGTCACGGTCAGGATGTGGTGGAAAACTTCATCGACGTGTGTTTGTCCCTGGAAAACCTGATTGATCGCTACAGTCCGTATGTGGAAAAGTCTGTGGTAAAGCCGCAGAATCCGCCACCGGCGCAGGAACCAAACTATCTGCTGCGGGTGGATCGTTCCTATATGCGCGACTATATCAATCCGCCTTCTTTTGTTGAAGAGCAGCGCCGCAAGGCCGATGCCGAAGCGCAGGCCAGAGCTCAGCGTTTCCCGGCGGAACCGGAAAAAGATGTTCTTAATTTCTTCATTCACTATGCCCCGCTGACGGACTGGCAGCAGGATGTGCTGTCGATCATCCGTGATGAGGCCTATTATTTCTCGCCTCAAGGGATGACCAAGACCATGAATGAAGGTTGGGCGTCTTACTGGCATTCCAAGCTGATGACGACCAAGATTTTGAATGACTCTGAAATCATCGACTTTGCCGATCACCATGCCGGCACGATGGCAATGGCTCCGAACGGATACAATCCCTACAAAGTCGGCATCGAACTGATGCGCGATATCGAGGACCGTTGGAACAAAGGGCAGTTCGGTCGCGAATGGGAAGAGTGCGATGACGTGCGCGAGCGCAAGCACTGGGATAAGAAATTGGGCCTGGGCCGTGACAAGATCTTCGAAGTCAGAAAAGTCTGCAATGACGTGACGTTCATTGATCAGTTCCTGACCGAGGACTTCTGTGTGCGCAACAAAATGTTTGTGTACAAGTTCAATAAAAAGACCCAGAAGTTCGAGGTCGATACCAAGGACTTTAAGGCGATCAAAGCCCAATTGCTGTTCCATATGACAAACTTTGGCCAGCCGATCATTCGCATTGAGGACGCCAATTTTGAAAACCGCGGGGAGCTGCTTTTGACTCATCTGCATGAAGGCATCGACATGCAACCGGATTTCATGAGCGAAACCCTGAAAAACGTCTTCAAACTTTGGAAGCGCCCGGTGAATATCGCGACCGTGATGGATGAAACTCCGCAGCTTTTTAGATTCGATGGAAAAGAGTATACTCAGCACAAGTTGGGTGAAGAGCCCAGCCCTAATCCATCCAATCAAGAGAGCTCAGGTTCGTGA
- the tadA gene encoding tRNA adenosine(34) deaminase TadA: MNTPAHDEKWMRKALALARKAAEREEVPVAAIVVGPEGMISYAINTRERQQSPLGHAELLALHKASQKRGSWRLSDCTLYVTLEPCVMCAGAIQQSRIARVVYGAKDVKAGAVESLYHILKDPRLNHQVEVSSGILEDDCSELLQDFFKGRRDEKKSEKAQKVFRDRASVVVLHEGKVLGFHAVDPRAQVPYFFLPGGAVEKGESPATTAARECLEETGYKVRILEDSAFERVYDFPWDGKVHACRTVFYVGVLDQKWIPAGKIEDASYHKGVDWLPAKDAAKVFGYNKDILWAVQKLLKTAQKHAARSAKKP, translated from the coding sequence GTGAACACCCCTGCCCACGACGAAAAATGGATGCGCAAAGCACTGGCGCTGGCCCGCAAAGCGGCCGAGCGTGAAGAGGTGCCTGTGGCCGCCATCGTTGTGGGACCGGAAGGGATGATCTCTTACGCGATCAACACCCGCGAACGTCAGCAATCCCCCTTGGGACACGCCGAGCTTTTGGCTTTGCATAAAGCTTCGCAAAAGCGCGGCAGCTGGCGCTTAAGTGATTGTACTTTGTATGTGACTTTAGAGCCTTGTGTGATGTGTGCGGGCGCCATTCAGCAGTCGCGCATTGCACGAGTGGTTTATGGCGCAAAAGACGTCAAAGCCGGTGCGGTTGAAAGTCTTTATCATATCCTGAAAGACCCCCGCCTGAATCATCAGGTGGAGGTCAGCTCCGGCATTCTTGAAGACGACTGCAGTGAACTTTTGCAGGACTTTTTCAAAGGCCGTCGCGACGAAAAGAAATCCGAAAAAGCACAGAAGGTCTTCCGCGACCGCGCCAGCGTTGTGGTTCTGCACGAAGGAAAAGTGCTGGGGTTCCACGCCGTGGATCCCAGGGCGCAAGTGCCTTATTTCTTCCTGCCGGGCGGAGCCGTTGAAAAAGGTGAATCCCCCGCAACCACCGCCGCCCGTGAATGCCTGGAAGAAACCGGCTACAAGGTCCGGATCTTAGAGGATTCCGCCTTTGAACGTGTTTATGATTTTCCTTGGGATGGCAAAGTTCACGCCTGCCGTACGGTGTTTTATGTCGGTGTTCTGGATCAAAAATGGATTCCGGCGGGCAAAATTGAAGATGCCTCTTATCACAAGGGCGTGGACTGGCTGCCAGCCAAAGACGCCGCCAAAGTGTTTGGCTACAACAAAGACATCCTCTGGGCCGTGCAAAAACTACTCAAAACCGCTCAAAAGCATGCAGCCAGATCTGCCAAAAAACCTTAG
- a CDS encoding DEAD/DEAH box helicase: protein MTTTKFTDLPLIAPLQFSLKEAGYETPTPIQLAAIPVILEGHDLLGIAQTGTGKTAAFSLPILQNLSKHTRKIEPKSPRCLILTPTRELAIQIHENIEAYSKHLNMKHAVIFGGVGQNPQVRALQGGVDILIATPGRLMDLHGQKHLKLDRVEIFVLDEADRMLDMGFMQDIKKILPLLPQKRHNLFFSATMPHEIQTLANRILVNPKKVEVTPVSSTAEKVEQRVMFVDKPQKLDLLLHILKDESLSKVLVFVQMKYGANRVVDRLTKAGVAAAGIHGDKSQNQRQRALEEFKNGDVRVLVATDIAARGIDIDGITHVINLELPHIPESYVHRIGRTARAGATGISISFCTAEERSFLFAIEKTTRTKVTVVEDHPFHSTEIANAPVMTVGKAKAILEGQRLQNKAKNRGGGPRRQGGGAPQGGHGGKKAGGKPQGGNKPDHGGKTHTKSEHKSEGAASHKTHSKPAHAKPAHKPAHKSEGKSAGKSEHAPKKRSFWSRLRNKD, encoded by the coding sequence ATGACGACGACTAAATTTACCGACCTTCCTTTGATTGCCCCTCTTCAATTTTCACTTAAAGAAGCAGGATACGAAACTCCAACCCCGATTCAGTTGGCAGCGATCCCTGTTATTCTTGAAGGGCACGACCTATTGGGCATCGCCCAGACCGGCACCGGGAAAACTGCGGCGTTTTCTTTGCCGATCCTGCAAAACCTTTCCAAACACACACGCAAGATCGAACCGAAATCCCCGCGTTGCCTGATTTTGACTCCGACCCGCGAGCTGGCGATTCAGATTCACGAAAACATCGAGGCTTACAGCAAACACCTGAACATGAAACACGCTGTGATCTTCGGCGGCGTGGGACAAAATCCCCAAGTGCGCGCCCTGCAAGGTGGCGTGGACATTCTGATTGCGACTCCGGGCCGCCTGATGGACCTGCACGGACAAAAGCACCTGAAGCTGGATCGCGTGGAAATCTTTGTACTGGATGAAGCCGACCGCATGCTGGACATGGGCTTCATGCAGGATATTAAAAAGATCCTGCCCCTGCTTCCGCAAAAACGTCACAACCTGTTCTTCTCTGCAACCATGCCACACGAGATTCAGACTTTGGCCAACAGGATTCTGGTGAATCCGAAAAAAGTGGAAGTGACTCCGGTTTCTTCAACGGCTGAAAAAGTTGAACAGCGTGTGATGTTCGTAGACAAACCTCAGAAGCTGGATCTATTGCTGCACATTCTGAAAGACGAATCTTTGTCCAAAGTGCTGGTATTTGTGCAGATGAAATACGGCGCCAACCGCGTCGTTGACCGACTGACGAAGGCGGGCGTTGCGGCCGCCGGCATTCACGGCGACAAATCCCAGAACCAGCGTCAGCGTGCGCTGGAAGAATTCAAAAACGGCGATGTGCGTGTGTTGGTAGCGACTGACATCGCCGCCCGTGGTATTGATATCGACGGCATTACTCACGTGATCAACCTGGAGCTTCCGCACATTCCGGAATCCTACGTTCACCGTATCGGAAGAACCGCGCGCGCAGGCGCTACCGGTATTTCTATTTCCTTCTGCACTGCTGAAGAAAGATCCTTCCTGTTTGCGATTGAAAAAACCACACGCACGAAAGTCACTGTGGTCGAAGATCATCCGTTCCATTCCACCGAAATTGCCAACGCTCCGGTGATGACCGTGGGTAAAGCCAAAGCGATTCTGGAAGGCCAGCGCCTGCAGAATAAGGCTAAAAATCGCGGTGGCGGGCCAAGACGTCAAGGCGGTGGCGCCCCTCAAGGCGGTCATGGCGGAAAGAAAGCGGGAGGCAAACCTCAGGGCGGCAATAAGCCTGATCATGGTGGCAAGACTCATACTAAATCCGAGCACAAATCTGAAGGTGCCGCTTCCCACAAAACTCACAGCAAACCTGCGCACGCAAAACCGGCTCACAAACCTGCTCACAAAAGTGAAGGCAAGTCTGCTGGCAAAAGTGAGCACGCTCCCAAGAAGCGCAGCTTCTGGAGCCGTCTGCGCAACAAGGACTAA
- a CDS encoding TerC family protein → MEMLANPQIWIAFFTLFALELVLGIDNVIFISILAGKLPKEQQDKARVMGLGLAVVTRVILLFSLSWIIGLTAPMFEVFGQEISGRDLILLLGGLFLIVKSTMEINHKLEGVEGSQSSPVAHSFNAVIVQILLLDIVFSLDSVITAVGMVSEISVMIAAVVLSAIVMIVSAKSISSFVDSHPSLKILALSFLLMIGFTLIVEALEVHIPKGYVYFAMAFSVGVEMLNIRMRRKKPSEPVKLRERIAEETK, encoded by the coding sequence ATGGAAATGCTAGCGAATCCGCAAATCTGGATCGCGTTCTTCACTTTGTTTGCCCTTGAACTGGTTCTGGGCATCGACAACGTTATCTTTATCTCAATTCTTGCCGGGAAACTTCCCAAAGAACAACAGGACAAAGCCCGCGTGATGGGCTTGGGCTTGGCGGTGGTCACACGAGTGATCCTGCTGTTCTCTTTATCCTGGATTATCGGTCTGACAGCACCCATGTTTGAAGTCTTCGGCCAGGAAATCTCCGGCCGCGATTTGATTCTGCTTCTGGGCGGTCTGTTCCTGATTGTGAAATCCACCATGGAAATCAACCACAAGCTGGAAGGCGTGGAGGGCTCCCAGTCCAGTCCGGTGGCACACTCCTTTAATGCGGTGATCGTGCAGATCCTGCTTTTGGACATCGTTTTCTCTCTGGATTCCGTCATCACCGCTGTCGGCATGGTAAGCGAAATCTCTGTGATGATCGCGGCCGTGGTGCTTTCTGCCATCGTGATGATCGTGTCAGCGAAATCCATCAGCAGCTTCGTGGATTCGCACCCGTCACTTAAGATTCTGGCGTTGAGTTTCCTTCTGATGATCGGCTTCACCCTGATCGTGGAAGCTTTGGAAGTTCACATCCCGAAAGGTTATGTTTACTTCGCGATGGCGTTCTCTGTCGGCGTGGAAATGCTGAACATTCGCATGCGCCGCAAGAAGCCTTCTGAGCCAGTGAAACTGCGTGAAAGAATCGCTGAGGAAACAAAATAG
- a CDS encoding PrkA family serine protein kinase produces the protein MASKFDLHSLVANWQNSSTHAKEHWSGTFEEYLDLVKQNPKITRNAYQRMYDMIVEEGTETYIDFKKEVIRYKFFDDVHNNGKDAVFGLDVQLMKLVNVLKAAALGYGTEKRVILLHGPVGSAKSTICRMLKKGLERYSHTKQGAVYTFEWIDEKLELDGLLGKGVKVFHSPMNEEPLLLIPEELRSTVYDSINKGQEGSFRVHVDGELSPPSRFIFKALMEKYDGNLMQVLSHVRVKRLFISEADRVGIGTFQPKDEKNQDSTELTGDINYRKIAEYGSDSDPRAFNFDGEFNVANRGMIEFVEVLKLDVAFLYDLLGASQEHRVKPKKFAQTHIDEVIIGHTNEPEYRRLQDNEFMEALRDRTVKIDIPYITRWRDEINIYKRDFNSQKVRGISIAPHTVEMAAMWAILTRLEKPKKANLTRLQKLKLYNGKTLPNYTEDNVRELRKETVREGLEGISARYIQDKLSNALVAAQQSNKGSVNPFMVFKELESGLKSHSLIANEELKTEFKELLGVVMQEYEEIIKAEVQRAISADESAMQRLCANYIDNVKAYTQRERVRNQFTGNDEEPDERLMRSIEEKIEIPESRKDDFRREIMNYIGALALEGKKFNYKMNERLHKAIELKLFEDQKDSIKLTTLVSNVADKDTQEKIDIVKTRLIKDFGYDEISATDVLHYVASIFARGDVKNK, from the coding sequence ATGGCCTCTAAGTTTGATCTGCATTCACTGGTCGCCAACTGGCAAAACTCAAGCACTCATGCCAAAGAGCATTGGAGTGGCACCTTCGAGGAATATCTCGACCTGGTAAAACAAAATCCGAAAATCACGCGAAACGCCTATCAGCGCATGTATGACATGATCGTTGAAGAAGGCACTGAAACGTACATTGATTTCAAAAAAGAAGTCATTCGCTACAAGTTCTTCGACGACGTTCATAACAATGGCAAAGACGCGGTCTTCGGCCTGGATGTGCAGTTGATGAAATTGGTGAATGTTCTGAAAGCGGCGGCCCTGGGTTACGGAACCGAGAAACGTGTGATCCTGCTGCACGGCCCGGTGGGAAGTGCGAAATCCACCATCTGCCGCATGCTGAAAAAGGGTCTTGAGCGCTACTCGCACACCAAGCAGGGTGCGGTGTACACCTTTGAATGGATCGATGAAAAACTCGAACTTGATGGTTTGCTGGGTAAAGGTGTGAAGGTCTTCCATTCCCCAATGAATGAAGAACCTTTGCTGCTGATTCCGGAAGAGCTTCGTTCCACGGTTTATGACTCTATCAACAAAGGCCAGGAAGGCAGCTTCCGTGTGCACGTGGATGGCGAATTAAGCCCGCCTTCTCGTTTTATCTTTAAAGCCCTGATGGAAAAATACGACGGCAACCTGATGCAGGTTCTGTCGCACGTGCGTGTGAAAAGATTGTTCATCTCTGAAGCGGACCGTGTGGGTATTGGTACCTTCCAGCCGAAAGATGAAAAGAATCAGGACTCCACCGAGCTTACGGGTGATATCAACTATCGTAAAATTGCCGAATACGGATCTGATTCTGATCCGCGCGCCTTTAACTTTGACGGGGAGTTCAACGTCGCCAATCGTGGGATGATTGAATTCGTCGAGGTTCTGAAGCTGGATGTGGCCTTCTTGTACGATCTGTTGGGGGCTTCGCAAGAACACCGTGTGAAACCTAAAAAGTTCGCACAGACCCATATCGATGAAGTGATCATCGGTCACACGAATGAACCGGAATACCGTCGTTTGCAAGACAACGAATTCATGGAAGCTCTTCGTGACCGTACCGTGAAGATCGACATTCCTTACATCACGCGCTGGAGAGATGAAATCAACATTTACAAACGCGACTTCAATTCCCAGAAAGTGCGTGGAATCAGTATTGCCCCGCACACGGTTGAAATGGCCGCAATGTGGGCGATTCTGACCCGTCTGGAAAAACCGAAGAAAGCCAATTTGACCCGTTTGCAGAAACTGAAACTGTATAACGGTAAAACGCTGCCGAACTATACTGAAGACAACGTTCGCGAGCTTCGTAAAGAAACTGTGCGTGAGGGGCTTGAGGGTATTTCAGCCCGTTATATCCAGGATAAACTTTCCAACGCCCTGGTGGCGGCTCAGCAGTCCAACAAAGGATCTGTGAATCCGTTCATGGTGTTTAAAGAGCTTGAATCCGGTTTGAAAAGTCACTCGTTGATCGCCAACGAAGAGCTGAAGACCGAGTTTAAGGAACTTCTGGGTGTGGTCATGCAGGAGTACGAGGAAATCATCAAAGCTGAGGTGCAAAGAGCCATCAGTGCCGATGAAAGTGCCATGCAGCGACTGTGTGCCAACTATATTGATAACGTCAAAGCCTATACGCAAAGAGAACGAGTTCGCAATCAGTTCACCGGCAACGACGAGGAGCCGGATGAGCGTCTGATGCGATCTATCGAAGAGAAGATCGAGATCCCTGAGTCCCGCAAGGATGATTTCCGTCGCGAGATCATGAACTACATCGGGGCCCTGGCTTTGGAAGGCAAGAAGTTCAACTACAAGATGAACGAACGCCTGCATAAAGCCATCGAGTTGAAACTCTTCGAGGATCAGAAAGACAGCATCAAGCTGACCACTTTGGTAAGCAACGTTGCTGACAAAGACACTCAAGAGAAGATTGATATTGTAAAAACCCGTCTCATCAAGGACTTCGGTTACGATGAAATCTCTGCTACGGATGTATTGCATTACGTGGCAAGTATCTTCGCCCGAGGGGACGTAAAGAATAAATAA
- a CDS encoding gamma-glutamyl-gamma-aminobutyrate hydrolase family protein has translation MDAAKPLLIGLSPRLLYKTPDGFEIKSKSIQYLEQNLAHLIAKHGGLVFMVPSLESSGLLEKDDLNVHQYAEILDGLVLQGGVDICPTLYGEEPIDVMVNHKTDPIRDRYELKLLKAFATRNKPVLGICRGFQLMNVFKGGTLFQDLPTQLPSNLAHFKSELYEKLTHRVEITPGGMLQKMYTEGGEIVSIHHQGVKKLGSGLRVEATSEDGLVEAFSSTQDGFFVGVQWHPEFHIDEEERFLSSEPLVKKFLEACKGPRVQPSEKILGL, from the coding sequence ATGGACGCAGCAAAACCCTTGCTGATTGGTCTTTCTCCCCGTCTGCTTTATAAAACTCCAGACGGCTTTGAGATCAAAAGCAAATCAATCCAGTACCTAGAGCAGAACTTGGCCCACTTGATCGCCAAACACGGCGGCTTGGTGTTTATGGTTCCTTCATTGGAATCATCCGGCTTGCTTGAAAAAGATGATCTAAATGTTCATCAGTATGCCGAAATTCTGGATGGTTTGGTCCTACAGGGCGGTGTGGACATCTGTCCGACCTTGTATGGTGAAGAGCCCATTGACGTCATGGTTAATCACAAGACGGATCCGATTCGTGATCGTTATGAGCTGAAACTGCTGAAAGCCTTTGCGACCCGGAACAAACCTGTTCTGGGGATCTGCCGCGGCTTTCAGCTGATGAATGTGTTTAAGGGCGGTACGCTTTTCCAGGATCTGCCGACCCAACTTCCCAGCAATCTGGCGCACTTTAAATCAGAGCTTTATGAAAAGCTCACGCATCGGGTGGAGATCACTCCGGGCGGAATGCTTCAAAAGATGTATACCGAAGGCGGAGAGATTGTTTCGATCCACCATCAGGGTGTGAAGAAGCTGGGGAGCGGTTTGCGAGTCGAAGCGACTTCCGAAGACGGTCTGGTGGAGGCGTTTAGCTCCACTCAGGACGGCTTCTTTGTGGGGGTGCAGTGGCACCCGGAATTTCATATCGATGAAGAGGAAAGATTCCTGTCATCAGAACCCTTGGTGAAAAAGTTCCTGGAGGCCTGCAAAGGCCCCCGAGTCCAACCGTCAGAAAAAATTCTGGGTCTGTAA